The following coding sequences are from one Musa acuminata AAA Group cultivar baxijiao chromosome BXJ1-6, Cavendish_Baxijiao_AAA, whole genome shotgun sequence window:
- the LOC103987953 gene encoding autophagy-related protein 18g, translating to MRKGRVKSGLLPSSLRIISSCLKTVSSNAGSVASSVRSAGASVAASIAVPAEDEKDQVLWAGFDKLELSPSSFKNVLLLGYSNGFQVLDVEDASNVCELVSKRDGPATFLQMQPTPMMSEATEGFRASHPLLLIVAGDETNGTGMVQGGRLSALIRESVNEPQAGNSITTPSVVRFYSLKYHSYVHVLRFRSAVYMIRCSPRIVAVALAAQIYCFDAVTLENKFSVLTYPLQGTAGVNIGYGPMAVGPRWLAYASNNPLVPSTGRLSPQNLTPSPSVSPSTSPSSGNLVARYAMESSKTLAAGILNLGDVGYKTLSKYCQELLPDGSSSPLSPHSNRSGRFPPTGLPTEPDNAGTVVIKDFISKDVISQFRAHTSPISALCFNPSGTLLVTASIHGHNINIFRIMPTRVHNGSISAHYDWTSSHAHLYKLYRGLTAAVIQDISFSHYSQWISIISSRGTCHIYVISPFGGDASLQPQNIHDGPILTPNLTSPWWAASCCMIHQQLQQPPPPITYSVVSRIKNANSGWLSTVSNVAASAAGKISVPSGAVAAVFHNSLYHDTPRGPSKANSLEHLLVYSPSGHVIQHKLLPSSFVEPCDRSSKTIPTSVLQLQDDDLRVNAEPVQWWDVCRRLNWHEREEDISRIFCNDQQTSETVMDSGDSEDNETSCSMSTTGSVPGAESARSERFHWYLSNAEVQINSGKIPIWQKSKICFCVLNPPRASEGFTEDGGEIEIENLFFDEIEIRRKDLLPVFEQFRCIQSSWNDRVGGRYQTSSSGVFQATDEFKPVSFACGSDFGSGTTQSLLDFDETGSCEPVSLQAIEKTTADESGHSSPSIISKGIPALSESKASTTLPIKDSIKDCTRLHSEDTNSYSVKDDSVTDGVSTRSSSLSCSGRLLVVDNDFMNDKGSGKVQKACSTNTHMEHAERSDSHNSVEFAQYFNEGYCQVSERDDCRELTEAVTDADSNSSHCEREKPEEDGDDDNMVGGIFAFSEEG from the exons ATGAGGAAGGGGAGAGTTAAGAGCGGGCTGCTGCCGAGCTCGCTGCGGATCATCTCGTCGTGCCTCAAAACCGTGTCTTCCAACGCTGGGTCCGTCGCGAGCAGCGTCCGATCCGCCGGGGCGTCCGTCGCCGCATCCATCGCCGTGCCGGCCGAGGATGAGAAGGACCAG GTTTTATGGGCTGGCTTCGATAAACTAGAGCTTAGTCCATCTTCCTTCAAGAATGTTCTACTTCTTGGTTATTCTAATGGATTTCAAGTGCTTGATGTGGAGGATGCCTCTAATGTCTGCGAACTGGTATCCAAGCGTGATGGCCCAGCTACTTTTTTACAGATGCAGCCCACGCCAATGATGTCTGAAGCTACTgaaggattcagagcctcacaTCCTTTGCTCTTGATTGTTGCTGGTGATGAGACCAATGGCACAGGTATGGTCCAAGGTGGCCGTCTGAGTGCATTAATTAGAGAGAGCGTCAATGAACCTCAGGCAGGAAATAGTATCACTACTCCTTCAGTTGTTAGGTTCTACTCACTCAAATATCATAGCTATGTTCATGTTCTGAGATTCCGCTCTGCTGTATATATGATTCGGTGCAGTCCTAGAATAGTTGCTGTGGCGCTTGCTGCACAA ATATACTGCTTTGATGCTGTTACTCTCGAGAACAAGTTCAGTGTTCTGACCTATCCTTTACAAGGAACAGCTGGTGTTAACATTGGTTATGGTCCGATGGCTGTTGGTCCTAGGTGGTTAGCTTACGCTTCCAATAACCCTCTTGTACCAAGTACAGGCCGCCTTAGTCCTCAAAATCTTACTCCCTCTCCAAGCGTAAGCCCATCAACTTCACCCAGCAGTGGAAATTTAGTTGCTCGTTATGCAATGGAATCTAGTAAAACGTTGGCTGCTGGAATTCTTAATCTGGGAGATGTAGGTTACAAAACTCTCTCAAAATATTGTCAGGAGTTACTTCCTGATGGTTCTAGTTCTCCTTTGTCACCACATTCCAACAGGTCCGGAAGATTTCCACCAACAGGACTTCCAACTGAACCTGACAATGCAGGAACG GTTGTTATAAAAGATTTCATTTCGAAGGATGTCATTTCACAATTTAGGGCTCACACCAGTCCAATATCTGCTCTCTGTTTTAACCCAAGTGGTACCCTTTTGGTTACAGCTTCAATACATGGGCACAATATAAACATTTTCCGGATTATGCCTACCCGTGTACATAATGGTTCTATCTCAGCACATTATGATTGGACATCATCACATGCTCATCTTTACAAACTATATCGTGGGCTAACAGCGGCT GTCATACAGGATATCTCATTTAGTCATTATAGTCAGTGGATTTCAATTATTTCATCCCGGGGAACTTGTCACATATATGTTATATCGCCTTTCGGTGGTGATGCTAGCCTTCAACCGCAAAATATCCATGATGGACCGATTCTTACTCCTAATCTCACGTCGCCATGGTGGGCAGCTTCCTGTTGCATGATCCATCAACAGTTACAACAACCACCACCTCCAATTACATATTCTGTAGTTAGTAGGATTAAAAATGCTAATTCTGGTTGGCTAAGCACTGTTAGCAATGTTGCTGCTTCTGCAGCAGGCAAGATATCTGTACCATCAGGTGCCGTTGCTGCTGTGTTTCATAATTCTCTGTATCATGACACTCCACGGGGTCCCTCCAAGGCCAACTCGTTGGAGCATCTTCTAGTTTACTCTCCATCTGGTCATGTCATACAACACAAACTTCTTCCATCTTCTTTTGTGGAGCCTTGTGATAGAAGCTCGAAAACAATACCTACTTCTGTGTTGCAACTTCAAGATGATGATTTACGTGTAAATGCTGAGCCAGTTCAATGGTGGGATGTCTGCAGAAGATTGAATTGGCATGAGAGAGAGGAAGATATTTCCAGAATATTCTGTAATGATCAGCAAACTAGTGAGACAGTTATGGATTCCGGAGATAGTGAAGATAATGAAACTTCATGTTCCATGTCGACTACTGGCAGTGTACCTGGAGCAGAGTCGGCAAGAAGTGAAAGATTCCACTGGTACCTTTCAAATGCAGAGGTACAGATTAACTCGGGAAAGATCCCGATATGGCAAAAATCAAAG atTTGTTTTTGTGTGTTGAATCCACCAAGAGCTAGTGAAGGTTTTACAGAAGATGGTGGAGAGATTGagattgaaaatttattttttgatgagaTAGAAATAAGGCGAAAGGATCTACTTCCTGTTTTTGAGCAATTTCGCTGTATCCAATCCAGCTGGAATGATAG GGTTGGAGGTAGATATCAAACTTCATCATCAGGGGTTTTCCAAGCTACAGATGAGTTTAAGCCTGTATCTTTTGCATGTGGATCggattttg GGTCAGGAACTACACAAAGTttgctcgattttgatgaaacagGATCTTGTGAACCTGTTAGCTTGCAGGCGATAGAGAAGACTACAGCTGATGAATCTGGTCACAGTTCGCCTTCAATCATCAGCAAAGGTATTCCTGCATTATCAGAATCCAAAGCATCCACTACACTGCCAATAAAGGACTCCATTAAAGATTGCACCCGACTTCATTCAGAAGACACCAATAGCTATTCTGTCAAGGATGACTCTGTCACTGATGGTGTGTCGACAAGATCAAGTAGCCTGTCATGTAGTGGTAGATTACTGGTTGTAGATAATGACTTTATGAACGATAAAGGAAGTGGTAAAGTTCAAAAGGCATGTTCTACAAACACCCACATGGAACACGCTGAAAGATCTGATTCCCACAATTCAGTGGAGTTTGCCCAATATTTCAATGAGGGTTATTGCCAAGTATCGGAACGCGATGACTGCCGCGAGTTGACTGAAGCTGTAACAGATGCAGACAGCAACAGCAGCCACTGCGAGAGAGAAAAGCCCGAGGAAGATGGGGACGACGACAACATGGTGGGAGGTATATTTGCCTTCAGCGAAGAAG GTTGA
- the LOC135676375 gene encoding gibberellin receptor GID1C-like, with amino-acid sequence MAGSNEVNANECRMVVPLNTWVLISNFKLAYNMLRRPDGTFDRHLAEFLDRKVPANAAPVNGVVSFDILIDRTNNLLARIYRPAPPNPSSATTPLADFHRPPSPDPFPVIIFFHGGSFAHSSPNTAIYDSLCRRFVSLCGAVVISVDYRRSPEYRYPCAYDDGWAALKWASTEPWLHGGKDAKLRVFLCGDSSGGNIAHHVAVRAAESGIEVSGNILLNPMFGGNHRTESEKRLDGKYFVTIQDRDWYWKAYLPEGADRDHPACNPFGPNGVPLEELPFTKSLVIVAGLDLVQDWQLAYADGLKTAGKDVKLVYREQATIGFYLLPNTDHFYEVMEEIKHFVTSNL; translated from the exons ATGGCGGGAAGCAACGAGGTGAACGCCAACGAGTGCAGG ATGGTGGTTCCCCTCAACACATGGGTCCTCATCTCCAACTTCAAGCTGGCCTACAACATGCTGCGCCGCCCCGACGGAACCTTCGACCGCCACCTCGCCGAATTCCTCGACCGCAAGGTCCCCGCCAACGCGGCCCCCGTCAATGGCGTCGTCTCCTTTGACATCCTCATCGACCGCACCAACAATCTCCTCGCCCGCATCTACCGCCCCGCCCCTCCGAACCCCTCCTCCGCCACCACGCCCCTCGCCGACTTCCACCGGCCTCCCTCCCCGGATCCCTTCCCCGTAATCATCTTCTTCCATGGCGGCAGCTTCGCCCACTCCTCCCCGAACACCGCCATCTACGACTCCCTCTGCCGGCGCTTTGTCTCGCTGTGCGGAGCAGTGGTTATCTCCGTCGACTACCGTCGCTCACCTGAATACCGGTACCCCTGCGCCTACGACGACGGATGGGCGGCCCTCAAGTGGGCTTCCACCGAGCCATGGCTCCACGGCGGCAAGGACGCCAAACTTCGGGTGTTCCTCTGCGGCGACAGCTCCGGGGGCAACATCGCGCACCACGTAGCCGTAAGGGCTGCAGAATCCGGGATCGAGGTATCCGGGAACATCCTTCTCAACCCCATGTTCGGCGGCAATCACCGGACGGAGTCGGAGAAGAGATTGGATGGTAAGTATTTTGTGACGATCCAGGACAGGGATTGGTATTGGAAGGCGTATCTCCCGGAGGGAGCCGACAGGGACCACCCAGCTTGCAACCCCTTCGGTCCCAATGGCGTCCCCCTCGAAGAGCTTCCTTTCACAAAGAGCCTCGTCATAGTGGCAGGCTTGGATCTTGTTCAGGACTGGCAATTGGCCTATGCCGACGGGTTGAAGACGGCCGGCAAAGATGTGAAGCTCGTCTACCGGGAACAGGCCACCATCGGCTTCTATTTGTTGCCCAACACTGACCATTTCTACGAAGTAATGGAGGAGATCAAGCACTTTGTTACCTCTAACTTATAG
- the LOC135676374 gene encoding probably inactive leucine-rich repeat receptor-like protein kinase IMK2, which produces MVVTMALRCCFLGGLLLLLLLLASSKGVVGILDPVDFLALQAVRKRLEDMPGSDFFSAWDFTDDPCGFPGVFCAGDRVVALALGDPRAGSPGLQGRLDPALGRLSALAELSLVPGRVTGPIPDALARCSGLRFLALSKNLLSGPLPAGFGSLRRIRTLDLSYNQLSGPVPPALTAASALSNLILCHNQLSGPIPRFPRSAALLRLDLKHNQLSGPIPPLPSSLQYLALGSNALTGSVDAVLPRLTRLNFLDLSSNLLEGPIPGCVFRLRLEALQLQRNAFSGRVVPQGDVVIPVVDLSYNRLWGSVPPQLAGVDRLYLNNNRFTGEVPSRLVQRLSNGMQLLYLQHNFLTGIEFGPAAAAIPVGAALCLQYNCMVPPFDTPCPLKAGTQKMRPVDQCPNWRS; this is translated from the coding sequence ATGGTTGTGACGATGGCGTTGCGGTGCTGCTTCTTGGGGGGTCTCTTACTTCTGCTACTGCTGCTGGCGTCGTCGAAGGGCGTGGTGGGGATATTGGACCCGGTGGACTTCCTGGCGCTGCAGGCTGTGCGGAAGCGACTGGAGGACATGCCCGGGTCCGACTTCTTCTCCGCGTGGGACTTCACCGACGACCCTTGCGGTTTCCCGGGCGTCTTCTGCGCCGGGGACCGCGTGGTGGCGCTCGCCCTGGGTGACCCCCGCGCGGGCTCCCCGGGCTTGCAAGGCCGCCTCGACCCCGCCCTCGGCCGCCTCTCCGCGCTCGCCGAGCTGTCCCTCGTCCCCGGCCGCGTCACCGGCCCTATCCCCGACGCCCTTGCCCGCTGCAGCGGCCTGCGATTCCTCGCCCTCAGCAAGAACCTCCTCTCCGGCCCCCTCCCCGCCGGCTTCGGCTCCCTCCGCCGTATCCGCACCCTCGACCTCAGCTACAACCAGCTCTCCGGACCTGTTCCCCCCGCCCTGACCGCCGCTTCCGCACTCTCCAACCTCATCCTCTGCCACAACCAGCTCTCCGGCCCAATCCCGCGCTTCCCGCGCTCCGCCGCCCTCCTCCGCCTCGACCTCAAGCACAACCAGCTCTCCGGCCCCATCCCGCCGCTGCCGTCTTCCCTGCAGTACCTCGCCCTCGGCTCCAACGCGCTCACCGGCAGCGTGGACGCCGTGCTCCCCCGCCTCACCCGCCTCAACTTCCTGGACCTCAGCTCCAACCTGCTCGAGGGCCCCATCCCCGGATGCGTGTTCCGACTCCGGCTCGAGGCTCTCCAACTCCAGCGCAACGCCTTCTCCGGGCGAGTGGTGCCCCAGGGAGACGTGGTCATCCCGGTGGTAGACCTGAGCTACAACCGGCTGTGGGGATCCGTTCCGCCGCAGCTGGCCGGCGTGGACCGCCTGTACCTCAACAACAACCGGTTCACCGGGGAGGTTCCGAGCCGCCTGGTGCAGCGGCTCAGCAACGGGATGCAACTGCTCTACCTCCAGCACAACTTCCTGACAGGGATCGAGTTCGGCCCTGCGGCAGCTGCCATCCCCGTTGGCGCGGCCCTGTGCCTGCAGTACAATTGCATGGTTCCGCCCTTCGACACGCCCTGCCCGCTCAAGGCCGGCACGCAGAAGATGCGCCCCGTCGACCAGTGCCCCAACTGGAGAAGCTAA